The Streptomyces sp. A2-16 sequence TTTTTGGTGTGTCCTGGCGGGTTACGATCACGCTCTTCGGTCGAGTTTTCGATCTCTGAGCTTCTGATCCCTAGGGGGGACTCGCATGGGCATACCCATGTCCGGAGGCGCCGGGCGTCACAGACGCCGCGTCCGGATCGCTCTGCCCGTCGCCGTGGCCGCCGCGCTGCTGGCCACGTCGGCGAACGCAGCCACCGCCGGACCCCGGCCGCACGCGCCGGTCGAGGCCGCCGCCGCGTCCGCGCCGTCGCAGGCCGAGCTGGAGCAGCGGATCGCCGGTGCGATCGCGGCGGAGGACACCTCCGGCACGGTGACCCGGTCGCCGATGAGCGGTGGCAAGGTCGACTCCACCGTGTCCCCGATGGTCATCGGCGGGACGACCACCACCATCAGCTCCGCCCCGTGGATGGCCCAGCTCTGGTACACCGACGACCACGGCACCTCGGACACCGGCGACGACACCGGCTTCTTCTGCGGCGGGGCGGTCGTCGCGCCGACGAAGATCCTCACCGCCGCGCACTGCGTCAAGGACGCCAACTGGGCCAAGGGCGGCGCGGTGGTCACCGGGGCCACCCAGCTGCCCTCCGAGGACGGCGACCTGCACGGCGGCACCGCCACGGCCGTACTGCGGCAGTGGTACCACCCGTTGTACAACCCGGACACCATCGACAACGACATCGCGGTGCTCACCCTGGCGACGCCCGTCAAGGCCACCCCGATCCGGATGACGACGTCCACGGACACCGCCTCCTACGACCCCGCCACCACCGGCGCCAAGACCGCCAAGGTGTACGGCTGGGGCCGCACCAGCTCCACCAGCGACGACATCTCCGAGACGCTGAAGACGGCCACGCTGCCCATCAAGTCGGACACGACCTGCGCCGGGGCCTACGGCTCCTGGTTCATCAAGGGGCACATGGTCTGCGCAGGGCCGCCCGCCAGCGGCCGTGACTCCGGTACGACGGCCATCTGCAGCGGTGACTCCGGCGGCCCCCTCGTCGTGAACGGGCGGATCGTCGGCGTCGTCTCCTGGAACGTCACGGACTGCGTCGCCAAGGGCGCCTACAGCGTCTTCACCAAGGTCAGCAAGTACGTCGGCGCCGCCTACCCGCGCGTCGACGACACCAACCTGAGCCTGGACCACAAGGCCGACCTGTGGGTGCGCAAGTCGTCCACCAAGGTCGGCTACGAGCTGGACTCCAAGGGCACCACCCTCGGCACCCCGCAGTCCTGGGGCGACTGGAACGGCGTGAACCTGGTCCGGCAGACCGACCTGAACCGGGACGGCTACCAGGACCTCATGTACCGCGTCTCCGCCACCGGTGACGTCTACTGGCTGCGGTTCGTCCCGTCGTCGACCGGCGGTGCCTGGGCCGCCCCCAAGAAGGTCTTCACCGACTGGCGCACCCGCGCCCGGATCGTCACCCCCGGCGACGTCACCGGCGACTACAAGCCCGACCTGCTCTCCGTGGACTCCGCGGGCGTCCTGTGGATCTACCCGGGCAAGGGCGACGGCAGCTTCGCGGCCCGCGTCCGGGTCGGCGGCGGCTGGAGCCAGTACAACCAGCTCCTCGGTCACGGCGACTTCACCGGCGACGGCAGGGCGGACGTGCTCGCCCGCAACAAGAGCACCGGAGACCTCTACCTGTACAAGGGCACCGGCAAGTCCGGCACGGGCGTCTTCGCGGCCCGGGTCAAGGTGCGCACGAACTGGAGCGGCTACAACGCCTTCGACGCCGTCGGCGACATCACCGGCGACGGCAGGGCCGACCTCGTGGCCCGCACCGCCGGCGGCACGCTCTACCTGTACAAGGGCACCGGCAAGGCGACCAGCGAGATCTTTGCCACAAGGGTCACTGTTGGTACCGGTTTCCAGCAGTACGACATCTTTGGCTGAAACCGCTGGTGAGCAGGGCTTGTCCTGCTTCTCCCGTGACGTGCTGTGACCACTGCTTCACGTGGTGGTCACAGCACGTTGTGCAACCCTTTCTCGAGTTTCGCCGTCTGACCAGGCGGAGCGACGATGGTGCGGTACGGGTCTTCCACGACCACGTCTGACCCTGACAGCAGGGGGTAACCGACCGGACGAGATTCGAGGAGCACATGTCAGCCGAGAGCACGCCGAATCCCCGAATACCGGGGGGCAAGGGACGCCGCCGCAAACCCCGCGGCAAGGGCCGCAAGGGCCTGCT is a genomic window containing:
- a CDS encoding trypsin-like serine protease, producing MSGGAGRHRRRVRIALPVAVAAALLATSANAATAGPRPHAPVEAAAASAPSQAELEQRIAGAIAAEDTSGTVTRSPMSGGKVDSTVSPMVIGGTTTTISSAPWMAQLWYTDDHGTSDTGDDTGFFCGGAVVAPTKILTAAHCVKDANWAKGGAVVTGATQLPSEDGDLHGGTATAVLRQWYHPLYNPDTIDNDIAVLTLATPVKATPIRMTTSTDTASYDPATTGAKTAKVYGWGRTSSTSDDISETLKTATLPIKSDTTCAGAYGSWFIKGHMVCAGPPASGRDSGTTAICSGDSGGPLVVNGRIVGVVSWNVTDCVAKGAYSVFTKVSKYVGAAYPRVDDTNLSLDHKADLWVRKSSTKVGYELDSKGTTLGTPQSWGDWNGVNLVRQTDLNRDGYQDLMYRVSATGDVYWLRFVPSSTGGAWAAPKKVFTDWRTRARIVTPGDVTGDYKPDLLSVDSAGVLWIYPGKGDGSFAARVRVGGGWSQYNQLLGHGDFTGDGRADVLARNKSTGDLYLYKGTGKSGTGVFAARVKVRTNWSGYNAFDAVGDITGDGRADLVARTAGGTLYLYKGTGKATSEIFATRVTVGTGFQQYDIFG